Within the Saccharomonospora amisosensis genome, the region CATTGGGCGCCGACAACCTCCCCGCGTTCGACAACATCTCGGAGTCCGACGGGCCCGTGGTGCTCCAGAACCCGCAACTGCCAGAGGCGGTTCGAGCACTGTGCCGAATATCGTTCACCCGTCGCGACGAACGGTTGGCATGGCGGGCCTCCGACCTAATACCTACCGCTGACCACACCATCGCCGTCAACGCGGTGTTGCAGGAGGTGGTGCGCACCCGCCTGGAGGAGGGTACCGCTCAGGACGAGTGGAAGGACGAACTCCGACGGTTGGCTCTCCACGCCAACCACTGGTTGTCCGCCGCTAGCAACAACCACGAGGTCACCAAAGCACACCAACTGGCTCCGCACGCCGCCACACTCGTCGCCCATCTGCGGCGCCTCGACGTCGCCGGACACCGCATCGCCGTGCTTGCCGGGAACCTAGCCAGCATCTACATAGGCGCAGGTCGCGATGAGGAAGCAATCGACCTGTTGCAATCAGAGATCGACATGATTCTCGATGACCCCCACGGCGTAGACATGTTCCTGGAACACCAGGCTCGTCTGCACCTGGCCCGCGCACTCGTCAACTCCGACCACGCCGCCCAACTCGATCCGCACCCCGCCATGGCGGAACTGGCACGTGTTCTGACCTACGCGCAGGCACTCGCACTCGACCACAAGACACACCAGGCGGCGGCGAAGTTTTGTGTTTCCGCGCTCAGCATCCTGAGCATCCTCCACGACCACCTACCCGCGACCGACAGGTCGAACGCTCTGGCCACGGTCTTCCGCGACCTGCAGCAGCGCCTGCCCAGCACCACCCTCACCGAGAACACGGACGCCATCGAGCGGGCAAACCGCATGATCAGCGAAGGAGAGGACGACAGCGCCGAGCGGATAACACGTGCGCTTCTCACGCACTCCCGCGATGGCAACAGCATCAACACCGAACTGCGCCGACTCCTCGCGGAAGCGCTGATAGGACAGAAGAAGTGGCAGGAATGCCTCACCGAGATCGACAACCTTGCGGCCGAGTTCGGCAACCCACCGCTCTCAAGGGAGTCGGCACAGCAGGCACTGCACAACATCGCCCTGAAACTAGTCGCCGCCACGCTCGACCACCCCGCATCGCCAGAACCACGGGCGCTGCTACGACATCTCCTGAGCCAGCCTTGTTTCGTGCACACCAGCGCAATCGCCGGGGGCGAGTACCGAGCGAAATTCGATCTCTTCGCACTGGCTGCCGCGGTCTACGACAACAGGGTCGACGACATCAGTAAAGGGCTGGCCAAGGTTGGAGCCGGCGCGAACCAACACCACCTCACACAAGACCCAGTCTTTGGCATGCTGGCGAGAAAGATCATCACCATTGCTCAGGCGACGATATGAGCCTACGGCCGCACCACCAGCACAACGGCCGCACCATTCCGCGCCGCACGCCACTTGGTAGTGGACGGAAGCTGCGATCTTTCAACGTCGATCGCAACTCGTCGAGGAAACCTTCGACGCCACGCACCGCCTCGACGTAGTAGGTGGTTCGCCCATCCACGCCGGGCGTGCGGGCACCCTTGTTGGACCGCACCGAGCCCACGCCATCAGAAGGAACGCGGGATCGGCAACGAGGTTGAACAGGTCATCAAACCGGCGATGAGGATCGCTACCGGCCGAACGGGGCGCAGAATGCGCTCGCCCGGCGGCACGACATTCGTATCCACCCACCGACCTCCACCCGCCTGCCTTCGTCCCGTTCGGTTCACGGTAATGCCAGCCATCGAACCCCCGCGCGAACGAGGCAAAACCCCAGGTCAGCCCGTGTCGCGGACCCGCTTGAGCACAGCAGGAAGAACGGAGACATAACGGAGCCCAGACTGCCCGTTAGCAACCGCAAACATGATCTTGAAGTCATCAAAATCGCAGGTAGAAGCCCTGCGATCGACGACCGTTTCAAGATCACCGCGATCGAACCCGCGGACTTTTAATCCATAGGTTCTGGGTTCGAGTCCCAGGCGGCCCACCACGTGAACTGGGCTTTCGATGCCGCGGTCGTGAGGGCTTCACAACGGTGGAGCCACAGTGGGTGCGAATCTCACGAGATCGGCCACGATGCCCGGCGGTTCGCGAAGCTGCGTCACCTTCGCCACGCGTGCACTGTGCGCTTTCAGGACACGTTGCCGTCGACCTGGCTGTAGCCTGCCCGCGCCAGGAACCGGTAGCCCGTCCGAGGTGCGCGACAATCCAAATCGACCCTCCACAGCACACCGCGCTACGTCGCATCGGACGCAGGCGTTCCGCGGCGCCACGCTCACCCGGCACGTCCCACACATGCGGAAACTCGCTCGGCCCTCATCCGGCGCGCAGTTTCCAACGGGGCGCGCGTCTGCTTTGGAGCCGCTGTCGCGACAGGCTGTGAGGTAACCGATCACCGGCTCGGTGGTAGATCGTCTGCGATGGCGTGTGGGACAGTGGATCATGCCTATCGCTCGCTGGCCGCGACGAAAGCGGAGGGGCACTGTGCCGGACGACAGCCTATTCATGCAGGCCACACCCACCACTATCGACCTCCACCCCTACCTTGGCGCGTGGAACACGACTCCGACGCACGATGCACTACGCGAGCAGGTCCGTCAGTTTGCCGAGAGCGAAATACGTCCCCGGATCGACGAGCTGGAGCAACCGGGCACAGTGCACCGCAAGCTGTCACGGATGATCGCCGAGCAGGGCTGGATCGGCGTCACCATCGAGCGGCGATACGGCGGACTCGCCCTCGGCCACCTCGCCAAGACCATCATCATCGAAGAGCTGGCGCGCGTGTGCGGCGCCATGGGCGCCATGGTGCAAGCCTCGCAGCTGGGTGTTGCGAAGATCATCCACTTCGGCAACGAGACCCAGAAGCAGCGATGGCTACCGGAAATCGCCGCCGGCCGGTGCCTGCCGACCATCGTCGTCACCGAAGCCGACGCAGGCAGCCACGTACTCGGGATGACCACCAGCGCATACCGCGACGGCGACCACTACGTACTCAACGGATCAAAGGTCTTCATCGGGAACTCCCACGTCGGCGACCTTCACGGCGTCGTAGCCCGCACCGGGGAGGGATCCGGTGGGCTCACCGCATTCCTTGTCGAAGCCGACCGGAAAGGACTCCACCTCGCGCCGCAGCAGCCGACACTCGGGCTGCACGGTTTCAGCTTCGGCGAGCTCGTGTTCGACAACTGCCGCATTCCTGTCGAGAACAGGCTCGGCCAGGAGGGCGGCGGCCTCGCCGTCGCCCATTCCTCGAGCATTCTCTACGGCCGTCCCAATCTCGCTCCTGTCTCGCTGGGAATCCACACCGCCATCGTGGAGGACACCGTCCGATTCGCCAACCAGCACAGACGCTACGGTGACCGGCTCAGTGCCCTCCCCACGGTGATTCAACAGATCGGTCACATGCAGTCCAACCTGATGACCGCGCGGACAGTCCTCTACAACGCGGTGAGCATGCTCGACCAAGGTCGGCCCTGTGACCACGATCTGATCAACGCCAAACTGGTCAACTACGAAACCTCCTTGGACACGCTGCGGCGTGCGATGGACGTGCACGCCGCACACGGGCTCATGGCGGATCGCCCACTCACCCGGTATCTACGCGATGCCTGGCATATCGGCCCGCCCGGCGGCACGTCGGACGTCCAGCGCATTCGGCTGGCCGAACGGGCACTTGGCACCAACACGAACCCGCCGTTTTCGGTCACTCACCGCGACCACCTGATGCGCAGCGCGGAGATGGTCAACGAGCCCATCGAACCTCGGACTGGCTGAGCGCCCTGGCCAGCTCGCTGGCACCGGAGTCGATCGCAGCGGTGTCCGCGTTGGCTGCCGTGATCACCCGGACCAGCTTGTCGGCCACGGACTCGATCACCGCGACGTCGTCCTTGGTGAGATGGTGCGGCTGTGTGTCGATCACGCACACCGTGCCCACCACGGTGTTCGTCGAGTCGATCAGCGGGGCGCCGAGGTAGGACTGGATCCCGAGCATGTCCACGACGGGATTGCTTCGGAACCTGGTGAAGTCGCGCACGTCTCCCAGGGGGAACGGAGTGCGTCGCTCCACAGTGTGGGGGCAGAACCCGTGATCGAGCCGCATCGTGCGCTCGACGCTGGGCCCGTGAGTGGCGATCGCCCGCACCTGCCCCACCTCACCGCTGTCACCCATCCCAGGCGTGTAGAGCCCGGCGAAATACTGCTCGTCGGTGATCAAGTTGACCATTCCGTAGGGGTAGGACAGCGTTTTCGCCAGCGTCGCGGCGCACTGATCAAATCCCGCGATGGCGAACTTGCCAAGTCCCAGAGCTTGGAGCCGACCCATCACACCTGCCCGGTCGCCCTTCGTCGGCCGGTCACGCCTGCGGTCGGTGGTCACGTCGAAAAAGTCCATGCCGTGTTTCTCCCGATCTCACTACGATCTCATCTGCTTAGCGGGTGCAGCTGGTGCAGGATGTGACGGATCAGCGCGACCAGGACGTCACGGGCATCCGGTCCCCGGCGCGCGTCGCACCTCACCACCGGAATCTCATGCCCCAGCCCCAGGGCCCGCTGGACCTCACTGGCTGGATACCGATATGCCCCGTCGAACAGGTTGACGGCGACGACGAACGGTATCCGGCGTTTCTCGAAGAACTCGACGACAGGGAAACTGTCCTGCAGCCGACGGGTGTCCACCAGCACCACAGCGCCGGTCGCTCCGTGGCAAAGCTCGTCCCACAGGAACCAGAACCGGCTCTGCCCCGGTGTGCCGAACAGGTACAGCACGGTGTTCTCGGCGAACGTTCGTCGACCGAAGTCCATCGCGACCGTGGTGCACTGTTTGGTTTCGACACCAGCCAGATCGTCGGTGCCGACACTGGCCACCGTCAACCTCTCCTCAGTGGTCAACGGTTCAATCTCGCTGACCGCGCCCACAAAGGTGGTCTTGCCGGCACCGAAGCCGCCCGCGACGATCACTTTGAGCTGTTCGGGGAACTCAGGTGTACTGCAGTCGTGTAAGACCATCAAGGACTCGCTCAAGCACGTCGAGGGAAGGGGGGGCATGCTTCGGTGCGGCCACACGCACCTTACCGAGCACCACAAGATCAGCGATCACGACCTTGACAGCGCTCGCCGGTTGCCGCATGCGCGAGGCGATCTCAGCGACCGATGTGGGCAACTGGCACCATCGAAGTGCCTCGGCGTATTCCATCCGAAACTCACTTCGGTCGTTCTGGTTGCCGCCGATCGCGCACACGTGCGTCATCAGCTCCAGGTCAGCACACGGCTGTGTGCGGCCTTGCGTAATGCAGTATGGTCGCGGCTGATCGATACCTTCGATCCCACCGCTTTCATCGTCGCTCATACCGCCCGTCCTCCGGAGTCGACGACACCAACGCCGCCGTCTGTCGCAGTGGCGTCTCCAGATGCGTCTGGATCTTGCCGCGCAGATCAACCATGTGGTATGTGAGCATGTCCGCATCGACGTCACGATCGGCGAGTACAGCCAGCAGTGAGCCTTCGGCGGCGCCCATGATCAACAATACGATCTCGCCGACCTCGGTCATCATCTGGTGGACGGTCCGGTTCCCGCCACACGTCTCTCCCACCGCCGCGGACATACCGTGTAGACCGCTCACCGCCGCCGCGATCTGATCAGCGGTATCTGTCTCGACCCCGGCCCAAGCCTTCTTGATCCCATCCGAGGACAACAACAACACTGAGCGAGTCCGGGGAACGGTCGCGAGGATGGTGTCACGCAGGAGGCTTGTCAGGCTGGCCGTCATGAGCGTTCCTCTTCTTCCATTCCGGACAGCGCGGAAGGCGTTCCCAGCTGTCCAGCTTCGCGTGTGGGTTCTCGACGCATCATCGCTGTGACGATGCCTGGATGAGGCTGCGGTTTGCCCGGGGAGCGAGAACCAGCCGAGAGCTCGGCCGGTAGGTACGACCCGGTACGTTGCGGCAGCGGCGGGGGTGTCGCCAGGTCTCCGGCCGTGGAGGTTGGCTGCGCCTGGTCGGCCTCGGCCGCAGGCCGACGCTGGGGCAACGGCGCCGACGGATCGTCGGCTGTGTGTTGGCCACCAGCATGCTCCGCTGCGCCGCTGTTGTCGGGCGGCAGAGATTGGCTGGGAGCAGGCAATGTCCTCTCCTGGTCGGTACGGCCGGCAGCCACCCGCTCCTGACCTTGCGATACCGGTCCCGTATCGGTGGAGGCGGATCGCAGCTCGGCGAGTTCGGCCGGAGGCGAGGCCAGCAGCGCAGACGGCACCACCACGATCGCGTCCACGCCACCGAAAATGTTCGGCCGCAACTGCACCGCGAGCTGCCGCCGCTTGGCGATCGTGTGGACCACCGCGTGCCCGAACGACCCGCGACCGAGCCGATCACGGAGGTCCTCCTCCGTTGCCGAGCGCAGGATCCGGTTCTCTTCACGTATCTGCTCGTCCGTCATGGACAGCCCGGGACTTTGGACCTGGAGCGCCACTCCAGCAGGCACCTCCTCTGCCGTCACCCTTACCTGGTGCGGCTCGGGCGTCACGAAGCTGGCGTTCTTCAGCAACTCGGTCAACACAAGTTGGATCTCTTCAGCGACGTATCCCACCACGTAGTGGTCGGTGCGCGGAGGGACGACCACGACCTTGCGGTAGTGCTCGCACGGACTGGAAGCGCTCCTCAGCACCGAGTTGATGTGGACCGGCTCGGGCGCCCGCCGCTGGAGCACCTCGCCGCCCAGGATCGCGATGCAGTTGGTGTCATGCCATGCTCGCGTGATCGCATGGTCGACCGCGAACGCGCTCCTGAGCAGCTCCGGGTCGGTGATCTGACGCTCGAGGTCGTCCAGCCGGTGAATCGCCAGACGCAGCAACATGCGAACCCGGGCGGTCAGACTGCGCAGGCCGGCCCCCAGCAGTGCGCCCCGCTCCACCTGGGCTGCTCGCCAGGTCGCCTGTTGAATTCGATCGTTGGCGGTACTGACGACCTGTGCCGCATGGTTCTGCGCGTGCTCACGCGCAGAACGCTCCCGCTCGATCTCCTCCTCGAGCAGGTTCACGGCCACGGTTATCCTCCACCAAACCCACCAGCCACCGCCTCCCATCACGAGCACAGCGAGCGTGCTCAGTACGGCAGCCGCCGTGGACGGCAGCGTGGCCAAGCCTCCGCCCAGCAAACCCCCGGCCACGGCGACGACAGCGAGCCCGCCGACCACCGAAGCCATACCGGGCCGCCGCCCCTGGTGACCGGGTCCAGACTCGGGGGCCGAGGGGCCTGGTGGCCTCGCATGATCAGCAACTGCGGCAGTCATGCAGTTGTTCCTCCACATCCACTCGGGAATCGCCCGCCGACAAGCGGCGCCGGAAGACACAAGGACCCGCGAGCGCAGCGTTTCCCAGTACCACCCTGGACCTCCACGAACAGGTAAGCACTAGGCGGGACCTCCATGTAACGGTCGCTCACTGCCCCAGCGTTCAACTCAGTTGATCAGCACCGTACATCAAGGGTCACGGCGGCCGACACCGATTCCGCCCAACGTTGCGGTCGGCCTTGCCTGCGGAGTGGGACCTGGCAGGCCAATGTCGAAACGACCCCCGCATAACCTGCTGAAAGGGAATTCGACCGCCGCACCGAACTGCCGGTCGGATGCGGCCGGCGGCAGCCAAGCACTGTCTCCGCCGCGACGGCCGCAGTACGGCGCGCCCCTCTGCGGGCCCGCCGCGGCCCGCACTTCGGGCGTCGGTGTGGGCCGACTGCGGCAGTGGGTGGCCGAAACGAGTGGCAAGGCCGTTCTCGGCGGCTCGAACGAGTTTCGTCCCGTTATGGCG harbors:
- a CDS encoding GTP-binding protein yields the protein MVLHDCSTPEFPEQLKVIVAGGFGAGKTTFVGAVSEIEPLTTEERLTVASVGTDDLAGVETKQCTTVAMDFGRRTFAENTVLYLFGTPGQSRFWFLWDELCHGATGAVVLVDTRRLQDSFPVVEFFEKRRIPFVVAVNLFDGAYRYPASEVQRALGLGHEIPVVRCDARRGPDARDVLVALIRHILHQLHPLSR
- a CDS encoding ATP-binding protein, producing the protein MASVVGGLAVVAVAGGLLGGGLATLPSTAAAVLSTLAVLVMGGGGWWVWWRITVAVNLLEEEIERERSAREHAQNHAAQVVSTANDRIQQATWRAAQVERGALLGAGLRSLTARVRMLLRLAIHRLDDLERQITDPELLRSAFAVDHAITRAWHDTNCIAILGGEVLQRRAPEPVHINSVLRSASSPCEHYRKVVVVPPRTDHYVVGYVAEEIQLVLTELLKNASFVTPEPHQVRVTAEEVPAGVALQVQSPGLSMTDEQIREENRILRSATEEDLRDRLGRGSFGHAVVHTIAKRRQLAVQLRPNIFGGVDAIVVVPSALLASPPAELAELRSASTDTGPVSQGQERVAAGRTDQERTLPAPSQSLPPDNSGAAEHAGGQHTADDPSAPLPQRRPAAEADQAQPTSTAGDLATPPPLPQRTGSYLPAELSAGSRSPGKPQPHPGIVTAMMRREPTREAGQLGTPSALSGMEEEERS
- a CDS encoding roadblock/LC7 domain-containing protein, whose product is MTASLTSLLRDTILATVPRTRSVLLLSSDGIKKAWAGVETDTADQIAAAVSGLHGMSAAVGETCGGNRTVHQMMTEVGEIVLLIMGAAEGSLLAVLADRDVDADMLTYHMVDLRGKIQTHLETPLRQTAALVSSTPEDGRYERR
- a CDS encoding acyl-CoA dehydrogenase family protein, with product MQATPTTIDLHPYLGAWNTTPTHDALREQVRQFAESEIRPRIDELEQPGTVHRKLSRMIAEQGWIGVTIERRYGGLALGHLAKTIIIEELARVCGAMGAMVQASQLGVAKIIHFGNETQKQRWLPEIAAGRCLPTIVVTEADAGSHVLGMTTSAYRDGDHYVLNGSKVFIGNSHVGDLHGVVARTGEGSGGLTAFLVEADRKGLHLAPQQPTLGLHGFSFGELVFDNCRIPVENRLGQEGGGLAVAHSSSILYGRPNLAPVSLGIHTAIVEDTVRFANQHRRYGDRLSALPTVIQQIGHMQSNLMTARTVLYNAVSMLDQGRPCDHDLINAKLVNYETSLDTLRRAMDVHAAHGLMADRPLTRYLRDAWHIGPPGGTSDVQRIRLAERALGTNTNPPFSVTHRDHLMRSAEMVNEPIEPRTG
- a CDS encoding GAF domain-containing protein gives rise to the protein MDFFDVTTDRRRDRPTKGDRAGVMGRLQALGLGKFAIAGFDQCAATLAKTLSYPYGMVNLITDEQYFAGLYTPGMGDSGEVGQVRAIATHGPSVERTMRLDHGFCPHTVERRTPFPLGDVRDFTRFRSNPVVDMLGIQSYLGAPLIDSTNTVVGTVCVIDTQPHHLTKDDVAVIESVADKLVRVITAANADTAAIDSGASELARALSQSEVRWAR
- a CDS encoding DUF742 domain-containing protein yields the protein MSDDESGGIEGIDQPRPYCITQGRTQPCADLELMTHVCAIGGNQNDRSEFRMEYAEALRWCQLPTSVAEIASRMRQPASAVKVVIADLVVLGKVRVAAPKHAPPSLDVLERVLDGLTRLQYT